A region of Sesamum indicum cultivar Zhongzhi No. 13 linkage group LG7, S_indicum_v1.0, whole genome shotgun sequence DNA encodes the following proteins:
- the LOC105167037 gene encoding mavicyanin-like: protein MAPGFITITPLRKHCSSLALIVLILAVMRLRAVKCVELDVGGPYGWATPPAKNDQMYNDWASKNRFQVNDTLRFTYKKDSVMTVAEEEYERCRSSHPVFFSNNGDTVFMLDRPGLFYFISGVSGHCQRGLKMVVKVLEHGSSPQAAADPPPTSGAVFVAPANIAKTVFVLLSSLWGLIFV, encoded by the exons ATGGCTCCTGGCTTCATCACCATCACCCCACTCAGAAAGCATTGTTCTTCCCTCGCTCTGATTGTTCTGATTTTAGCAGTGATGCGTTTACGCGCAGTGAAGTGTGTGGAGTTGGATGTCGGTGGGCCGTATGGGTGGGCGACTCCTCCGGCTAAGAACGATCAGATGTACAATGACTGGGCTTCCAAGAATCGGTTCCAGGTTAACGACACCCTAC GGTTCACGTACAAGAAGGATTCGGTGATGACAGTGGCGGAAGAAGAGTACGAAAGATGCCGGTCGTCGCATCCCGTGTTCTTCTCCAACAACGGCGACACCGTTTTCATGCTGGACCGCCCTGGACTGTTCTACTTCATCAGCGGCGTCTCCGGCCACTGCCAGAGGGGCCTCAAGATGGTCGTCAAAGTTTTGGAGCATGGATCTTCGCCTCAGGCCGCCGCTGATCCTCCTCCGACCAGCGGCGCCGTGTTCGTTGCTCCGGCGAATATAGCAAAGACTGTATTTGTGCTACTCTCGTCGCTTTGGGGGTTGATCTTCGTATGA
- the LOC105167035 gene encoding probable protein phosphatase 2C 25: MPCAVAAVSTSPMFTPSPRKLSPIFCKPAASPPPPPPSSLSSPPRLGIKHIGNPLSGGRDEEVGPSKVVTMMKRKRPARIDIPAMNFGFDNERTISDFDRLDEVEVEGEGYSVYCKRGKRGGVMEDRYAAVLGSKGDSKQAFFGVFDGHGGAGAAEFAAKNLEKNVMNEMSKRSEVEIEKAVKEGYLTTDAEFLKKDIRGGTCCVTALIHKGDLVVSNAGDCRAVMCRGGVAEALTVDHRPSLNDERERIENLGGYVDCCHGVWRVHGSLAVSRAIGDRHLKQWVIAEPATKVLKISPECEFLILASDGLWDKVSNQEAVDVVRPLCTGVEKPEAFSACKKLVDLSLARGSADDTSVMVIQLSQVLNQHK; encoded by the exons ATGCCTTGTGCAGTAGCTGCAGTATCCACCTCGCCGATGTTCACTCCGTCGCCGAGAAAGTTGTCGCCGATATTCTGTAAGCCCGCCGcgtctcctcctcctcctccgccgTCGTCGCTATCTTCTCCGCCTCGGTTGGGAATCAAGCATATTGGGAATCCGTTGAGTGGAGGAAGAGATGAAGAAGTAGGGCCGTCGAAGGTGGTGACGATGATGAAGAGGAAAAGGCCGGCGAGAATTGATATACCGGCGATGAATTTTGGGTTTGATAATGAGAGAACGATCTCGGATTTTGATAGGTTGGATGAGGTGGAGGTTGAAGGAGAGGGGTATTCTGTGTACTGTAAGAGAGGGAAAAGGGGTGGCGTTATGGAGGATCGGTACGCTGCCGTGCTAGGTTCCAAAGGGGATTCTAAGCAG GCTTTCTTTGGCGTATTTGATGGCCATGGAGGAGCTGGAGCTGCAGAATTTGCAGCAAAGAATCTGGAGAAGAATGTTATGAATGAAATGTCAAAGAGAAGTGAAGTAGAGATTGAAAAGGCGGTGAAAGAGGGTTACCTCACCACGGATGCTGAGTTCCTGAAAAAAGATATTCGAGGTGGGACTTGTTGTGTGACAGCATTGATACACAAAGGAGATTTGGTGGTGTCCAACGCTGGAGATTGTCGTGCTGTTATGTGTCGAGGAGGAGTTGCTGAGGCCCTCACAGTTGATCATAGGCCTTCTCTGAATGATGAAAGAGAGAGGATTGAGAATCTT GGTGGTTATGTGGATTGTTGCCATGGTGTTTGGAGAGTACATGGATCTCTTGCTGTATCAAGAGCAATTGGAGATCGTCATCTCAAACAATGGGTGATAGCCGAACCGGCGACCAAAGTATTGAAGATTAGCCCAGAGTGCGAGTTTTTAATCCTTGCCTCCGATGGCCTTTGGGATAAg GTTAGCAATCAAGAAGCAGTAGATGTAGTCCGACCATTATGTACCGGTGTGGAGAAGCCAGAAGCATTCTCTGCTTGCAAGAAGCTAGTTGATTTGTCACTGGCAAGAGGTTCTGCTGATGATACAAGTGTTATGGTCATTCAGTTAAGTCAGGTCCTGAACCAACACAAATGA
- the LOC105167038 gene encoding anaphase-promoting complex subunit 1 has translation MPSGGVRELTVLSEFKPFGLTAEAADGGNSSSDDYHYFLFDPQVAKQRDEADELDDASPLSSERSDHELFIRGNRIIWSTGLRVYKRFSLPSKVIKVCWCRMGDMSEALLCVLQVDRLTIYGIAGEMVSVPLPHAIASIWPLPFGLLLQRAPEGSLLTNISLSSSNPLLSARDVFRPKRDIGYSPQNNYTPTHIFDFTTRNDGTSMPSHLILKDPLEDPQITYIEERGKLNLMREFDERTIWTSDLVPLMASYNKGKMQHSLWVVEVNNSNLEAVKSKSSDLITPAMSTKHSFRRIWQWKGSQTAASKVFLATDGDVRPIICFLLQEQKKLLSLRIQSLEINNEIVYDIKPDMSWSISAIAAAAVTVTRPKARVGQLPLRDVIALTPENTLLLHSGNLCLCKYILPFPLGKEQFLSGIKVSGTNNSIHDLKIVDLADAVEGRVNIVLNNGQNYRCTLRRSPSSSLTNECITAMSEGLSSSLYSHFLGLLWGDDESTYLANANSSADTEWESFCNVITKMCRKPSTTSPLLSDTVSHSSWEYLIQSKYNQQYLRSNFVAGAFPGLSSDFQGFDSSGTIIADTPNTEETFYVNFLTETLDSLHAVYETLKLDNLRRRDLGLLVVLLCDIADFLHEVSYLDHYKRDFPGLVKELGMSQNLFIPRTPPSLLRWLENCLQHGYGFASTCDLPPLICKDGTSIVNWARKIVSFYSLLSGADQSGNKLSSGVTCNIVPGLYRTREELTVLGMVGEKFGLQHLDLLPAGVSLPLRHAIDKCRESPPTNWPAAAYVLLGREDLALLHLRNPTKSVELDIKKTNLISVSTPYMLPLHPVTIPSSVADTLEMDSTKLEDIDTFEGSVADGMEHIFNSSTQLRYGRDLRLNEVRRLLCSARPVAIQTPVNPTASDQDFQQTQLWHLAQRTTALPFGRGAFTLGTICTLLTEALTVPKLVLAGRLPAQQNATVNLDPNIRNIQELKSWPEFHNAVAAGLRLSPLQGKMSRTWILYNKPDEPNVTHAGLLLALGLHGHLRVLTITDIFQYYSQEHESTTVGLMIGLAASYRGTMQPSISKSLYVHLPARHPSSFPELELPTLIQSAALISVGLLYEGSAHPQTMQILLGEIGRRSGGDNVLEREGYAVSAGFSLGLVALGCGEEAIGSTDTLVGRLFQYIGGKELHNDRVPLFSSSADEHNRNAGQIIDGNLFNIDVTAPGAIIALALMYLKTESQLIVSRLSIPQTKFELQYVRPDFILLRVIARNLIMWSRIHPSEDWIEAQIPEVVKNGVKGLGSDMDDQYEMDAEAFVQAYVNIVVGACISLGLRFAGTRDGNAQELLYKYAVYFLNEIKPICVSNGIGLPKGLSVYVDRGTLETCLHLISNPMKQVMAGSGHLQTFRFLKFLRNRNSADGHAYFGTQMAVSLAIGFLFLGGGMWTFSTSNGSVAALLITLYPRLPTGPNDNRCHLQAFRHLYVLATEARWIQTVDVDTGLPVYVPLEVTIKETELYAETSFCEVTPCSLPERAILKAVRVCGPRYWPQVIELCPKEKPWWNSGDKHHPFNSGVLYVKRKVGACSYVDDPIGSQSLLSRAMHKMSGLTQPNSGPASSECTGAVTVDQLVSTFSSDPSLIAFAQLFCDSSWSSRSELDFQEFCLQVLFECVSKDRPAMLQVYLSLYTTIGCMVDSLISGTCLASDSLSVSSLKIALAYNEALSNGRLTTSRGEIVQSVFLGSLKKRVEDLLNSLNLTADFHAYTMLGKWPTDGSNGKKSQTILSWYLQWHSVPSPLDIKRAVEKINCTKIQPSIPLLRLVFPRTDITAIDVINSFLVSSKVED, from the exons ATGCCCAGCGGCGGCGTTAGAGAGCTCACCGTTCTTTCCGAGTTCAAGCCCTTCGGTTTAACCGCAGAAGCTGCTGATGGCGGTAATTCTTCCTCCGACGATTACCATTACTTCCTCTTCGATCCCCAGGTCGCCAAACAGCGGGATGAGGCGGACGAGCTTGATGATGCTTCGCCCTTATCTAGTGAGAGGAGTGATCATGAGCTTTTTATCAGAGGAAATAG AATCATATGGAGTACAGGCCTTAGAGTTTACAAGAGGTTTAGTCTACCCTCGAAGGTCATCAAG GTATGCTGGTGCAGGATGGGTGATATGTCTGAAGCCTTGCTTTGTGTTCTTCAAGTTGATAGGTTAACTATCTATGGAATAGCAG GTGAAATGGTTTCTGTCCCGCTTCCGCATGCCATTGCATCAATATGGCCTCTTCCATTTGGTTTACTTCTCCAGCGGGCACCTGAAGGGAGCTTACTAACAAATATTTCGTTATCATCTTCAAATCCACTTTTGAGTGCTCGTGATGTCTTCCGTCCAAAAAGGGATATTGGATATAGTcctcaaaataattatactccgactcatatatttgattttaccACAAGGAATGATGGGACATCAATGCCTTCCCATCTGATATTGAAGGATCCCTTGGAGGATCCTCAG ATAACTTATATTGAGGAAAGAGGGAAGTTGAATCTGATGCGGGAATTTGATGAAAGAACAATTTGGACTAGTGATTTGGTTCCTCTGATGGCATCATATAACAAAG GAAAGATGCAGCACTCCCTTTGGGTGGTAGAAGTCAATAACTCCAATCTTGAAGCAGTGAAGTCTAAATCATCTGATTTAATTACTCCGGCCATGTCAACAAAGCATTCTTTCCGAAGGATATGGCAGTGGAAGGGTTCACAGACTGCTGCCAGTAAG GTTTTTCTTGCCACCGATGGTGATGTTAGAccaataatttgttttcttctccaaGAACAAAAGAAGTTGTTGTCCTTACGAATTCAGAGCCTGGAGATAAATAACGAGATAGTTTATGATATCAAGCCTGACATGAGCTGGAGCATATCAGCAATTGCTGCCGCTGCTGTTACCGTTACTCGGCCCAA AGCCAGAGTGGGACAACTTCCCCTTAGGGATGTCATTGCTTTGACTCCAGAAAACACACTTCTTCTCCAT TCAGGGAACCTATGCTTGTGCAAATACATTTTGCCTTTCCCTTTGGGTAAGGAACAGTTTTTGAGTGGAATCAAAGTTTCGGGGACCAACAACAGCATACATGATCTGAAAATTGTAGATTTAGCTGATGCTGTAGAAGGACGTGTGAACATAGTTCTGAACAATGGACAG AATTACAGATGTACATTGCGACGGAGTCCTTCATCATCTCTAACTAATGAATGTATCACAGCAATGTCAGAAGGGCTTAGCTCTAGTTTGTACAGTCACTTCCTTGGCCTTCTATGGGGTGATGATGAGTCAACTTATTTAGCTAATGCAAATTCTAGTGCTGATACAGAATGGGAGTCCTTCTGTAATGTGATAACAAAAATGTGTCGGAAGCCTAGTACTACCTCCCCATTATTGTCAGATACAGTTTCTCATTCATCTTGGGAGTACCTGATCCAGAGCAAATACAACCAGCAGTATCTCAGAAGCAATTTTGTTGCTGGTGCTTTTCCTGGATTATCATCCGACTTTCAGGGATTTGATTCATCTGGTACTATCATAGCTGACACCCCGAATACGGAGGAAACCTTCTACGTGAATTTCCTGACTGAAACACTGGACTCCTTGCATGCAGTGTATGAAACCCTTAAACTTGACAATCTCCGTAGAAG GGACTTGGGTCTTCTGGTAGTTCTTTTATGTGATATTGCTGATTTCTTGCATGAAGTGAGCTACTTGGATCACTACAAACGTGATTTTCCTGGACTTGTGAAAGAACTTGGGATGTCTCAAAACTTGTTTATACCAAGAACTCCCCCAAGTTTGTTGAGATGGCTTGAAAACTGCTTGCAGCATGGATATGGTTTTGCCAGTACCTGTGACCTTCCACCACTGATCTGTAAAGATGGAACTTCTATTGTGAACTGGGCGCGGAAGATAGTTTCTTTTTATAGTCTCTTATCTGGTGCAGATCAATCAGGAAATAAACTGTCATCTGGTGTTACCTGTAATATTGTGCCCGGACTATATCGTACTCGGGAGGAGCTTACAGTTTTGGGAATGGTTGGTGAAAAATTTGGCTTGCAGCATTTGGACTTGCTGCCAGCTGGTGTCTCTCTTCCACTGAGGCAT GCTATAGACAAGTGCCGCGAGTCTCCTCCGACCAATTGGCCTGCTGCTGCATATGTGTTGCTTGGTCGTGAAGATTTAGCATTGCTACATCTGAGAAATCCCACAAAATCTGTTGAACTTGACATCAAGAAGACAAATTTGATTTCAGTGTCTACGCCTTACATGTTACCCCTGCATCCAGTTACCATACCTTCCTCGGTTGCGGATACACTTGAAATGGACAGTACCAAGCTAGAGGACATAGATACTTTTGAGGGATCTGTGGCAGATGGAATGGAGCATATTTTTAACTCTAGCACACAGTTACGCTATGGTCGTGATCTGCGGCTCAATGAG GTCAGACGACTTTTGTGCTCTGCAAGACCTGTAGCTATTCAAACACCTGTTAACCCTACAGCATCTGATCAGGACTTCCAACAG ACTCAGCTCTGGCATCTTGCTCAAAGAACTACTGCTCTTCCTTTTGGTCGTGGGGCATTTACACTGGGTACAATATGTACTCTTTTGACAGAG gcACTTACTGTTCCAAAGCTTGTTTTAGCTGGGAGGTTGCCTGCTCAACAAAATGCAACG GTTAATTTGGATCCAAACATTAGAAATATTCAAGAGCTTAAGTCTTGGCCAGAGTTTCACAATGCTGTTGCTGCTGGCTTGAGGCTGTCTCCTCTCCAG GGAAAAATGTCTAGAACATGGATACTCTATAACAAACCAGATGAGCCTAATGTTACTCATGCTGGCCTTCTTCTTGCTTTGGGTTTGCATGGACATCTCCGGGTCCTAACTATTACAGATATATTCCAGTATTATTCACAG GAACATGAAAGTACTACTGTGGGACTAATGATTGGCCTTGCAGCTTCATATAGGGGAACCATGCAACCATCAATTTCAAAG TCTCTATATGTGCACTTGCCTGCCCGCCATCCATCTTCATTTCCAGAACTGGAACTGCCAACCCTTATACAG TCAGCAGCTCTTATTTCTGTTGGGCTTCTCTACGAGGGATCGGCACACCCACAAACAATGCAAATTCTTCTG GGTGAAATAGGTCGCAGAAGTGGAGGAGATAATGTTCTTGAAAGGGAGGGCTACGCAGTTTCAGCTGGATTTTCACTAGGACTTGTTGCATTAG GTTGTGGTGAAGAGGCTATTGGCTCTACAGATACCTTGGTGGGTCGGTTGTTCCAATACATTGGTGGCAAAGAACTTCATAAT GATCGAGTCCCTCTCTTTTCATCATCAGCTGATGAGCACAATCGAAATGCTGGACAG ATTATCGATGGGAATCTATTCAATATTGATGTTACTGCACCAGGAGCTATAATTGCTCTTGCTTTGATGTACTTGAAG ACAGAATCACAGTTGATAGTGTCTAGGCTGTCAATTCCGCAAACTAAGTTCGAGTTGCAGTACGTAAGGCCTGATTTTATATTGCTCCGTGTCATTGCTCGGAATTTGATAATGTGGAGCAG AATTCATCCATCAGAAGACTGGATTGAGGCGCAGATTCCTGAAGTTGTCAAAAACGGGGTAAAGGGCCTTGGAAGTGACATGGATGATCAATATGAGATGGACGCTGAAGCATTTGTTCAGGCATATGTCAATATAGTGGTTGGGGCATGCATTTCTCTTG GGTTGCGATTTGCTGGTACAAGAGATGGAAATGCACAAGAGTTGCTTTACAAATACGCTGTCTACTTCCTAAATGAG ATAAAGCCTATTTGTGTTTCCAATGGAATTGGTTTGCCTAAAGGATTATCTGTCTATGTTGACCGTGGGACATTGGAGACATGCCTTCATCTAATT AGCAATCCTATGAAACAGGTAATGGCTGGATCTGGTCATCTACAAACATTCAGATTTCTGAAATTTCTTCGCAATCGCAACTCTGCTGATGGACATGCTTATTTTGGTACTCAGATGGCG GTGAGCTTAGCAATTGGTTTCTTGTTCCTTGGGGGTGGAATGTGGACTTTTTCAACTAGCAACGGTTCTGTTGCTGCTTTGCTGATAACTCTTTACCCACGTTTGCCTACTGGACCAAATGACAATCGATGCCACCTCCAG GCGTTCAGGCATTTGTATGTTCTTGCGACCGAAGCCCGATGGATTCAAACAGTTGATGTGGACACTGGTTTACCCGTTTATGTCCCTCTTGAAGTTACCATTAAGGAAACTGAACTTTATGCTGAAACGAGTTTCTGTGAGGTCACTCCTTGCAGTCTCCCAGAACGTGCAATT TTGAAGGCTGTTCGTGTCTGTGGTCCTCGATACTGGCCTCAGGTTATTGAGCTTTGTCCTAAAG AAAAACCTTGGTGGAATTCCGGAGACAAGCATCACCCATTTAATTCAGGTGTTCTATATGTCAAAAGAAAAGTTGGGGCTTGTTCTTATGTGGATGATCCCATAGGAAGTCAATCTTTGCTTTCAAGAGCAATGCACAAG ATGAGTGGCTTGACACAACCAAATTCTGGCCCTGCAAGTTCTGAGTGCACAGGTGCAGTCACAGTAGACCAGTTGGTTAGTACTTTCTCGTCAGATCCAAGCTTAATTGCTTTTGCCCAGCTCTTTTGTGACTCATCCTGGAGTAGCAG ATCCGAGCTCGACTTTCAGGAATTCTGCCTTCAAGTGTTATTTGAGTGTGTTAGCAAGGACAGGCCAGCAATGTTGCAG GTCTATTTGTCATTGTACACCACAATTGGATGCATGGTGGATTCGTTGATTAGTGGCACTTGCCTTGCCAGTGATTCGCTCTCCGTTTCTAGTTTGAAG ATTGCTCTGGCATATAATGAAGCTCTCTCCAATGGAAGATTAACTACTTCAAGAGGGGAAATTGTGCAATCAGTTTTTCTGGGTTCACTCAAGAAGCGAGTTGAAGACCTTTTGAACTCTTTGAACTTGACTGCCGATTTCCATGCTTATACTATGTTGGGTAAATGGCCAACTGATGGTTCCAATGGAAAGAAATCCCAGACAATTCTTTCCTGGTACCTCCAGTGGCATAGCGTGCCATCACCGCTAGATATTAAAAGAGCTGTGGAGAAGATTAATTGCACCAAGATTCAACCATCTATTCCCTTGTTGCGGCTGGTTTTCCCAAGAACTGATATTACTGCAATTGATGTTATCAATAGTTTCTTGGTGTCCTCCAAGGTT
- the LOC105167036 gene encoding em-like protein GEA6, which translates to MASQQERKELDARAKQGETVVPGGTGGKSLEAQEHLAEGRSRGGQTRREQLGTEGYQEMGRKGGLSTGDKAGGERAEEEGIEIDESKFRTS; encoded by the exons ATGGCTTCCCAACAGGAGAGGAAAGAGCTCGACGCCAGGGCGAAACAGGGGGAGACGGTGGTTCCCGGCGGCACCGGGGGGAAAAGCCTCGAGGCTCAAGAACACCTTGCTGAAg GGAGGAGCCGAGGAGGGCAGACGAGGAGGGAGCAGCTGGGGACAGAGGGATACCAGGAGATGGGGCGCAAGGGCGGGCTGAGCACAGGCGACAAGGCAGGAGGGGAGCGGGCGGAGGAGGAAGGAATCGAGATTGATGAGTCGAAGTTCAGGACTAGTTGA